A single Corticium candelabrum chromosome 16, ooCorCand1.1, whole genome shotgun sequence DNA region contains:
- the LOC134192043 gene encoding uncharacterized protein LOC134192043 isoform X2: protein MSPFFVVVMSHYFKDQRYPEAEAEAALAFDEANIKILPVFYGMTADECCDSKNRICNQMSSYTGIEKKTRTDENFAIEVAMFVERKVQEQWHDGKLKVCRLCDFHGNYETELGPLEELKTKHHERKQKHTWGDLFLVTVYGIVALLSLLLLLAFVCYVWGQSFVRINQTENIVKVATFPLEYEKIHFPIFVGREIELENITNAFWTNDKRVDLQQMEVTERKVHFINGMGGCGKTAVAAAYARDCRHLYGGGVFVFNAQSESSFQHSLKNHLLVLAKHTQSDVDISPSFTQFMLLLAKRGNVLLVYDSADNLDVINDYIPNLETKCHILITTRMSKHDLLQPGNFILLKPLNQSLALTVLLYFAGYGDSSKLPERELESAWRIAKDPPVESLPLALRHVGRYLEKTGMNFSTYLHRLQIHLETMKMMNSNLEELLRYFRMMHVKEILKAENIYSVGAFNRTNLRLLANKTDSNDMKMLTLMQQRLLSDSHASIPWEMNIEDVLLSGDSDAMNVLITVSLLHSTNIPVDLLREVTIPMSNDEIGRSNRITAAVGHLSEYSLVEVNKESSTCSMHNLVQQAVVEYAMRNKTYVSRLQSLCTHFAIIFPRTVKEVRSRLREFHSLSLHVYSVAEAILESDLVLDESCGQLVRIACWLAMYYEHQQTAGFLTEGRLQVVETKSSNETQSQDSRLLNECLIDLGYVYRIAKPEIALTYLTRSLESMENSIEKDSFSGLIREARHWVASCRRKLAQFSLAEKVLLLQLKFDERRGDKRNMSRVLNDLGLIYKNWGKTVKAIEMYEKSLNLKKELNESLWMDYSITLINLANCYLSFRRLVEARDLYEEAMKIRQSILPSQHPRLALVMRRLAYCYCMQGDVLNGTKLAQLALDKITIFLPRSHHRVGWYFVTIAYCCLVSNDSTCSIEFYEKAVELFEETTKFETSLLVAARRGLARALSNDEKKDEAMEILRESLTLAKKELPEGHPDIIYTAVDLATFLAMTRDYENATHLLTESLLVLRDNEPTSEYTAEALHWLAYSQYKLKRSEEAAVSVTECLRLRRKLFPRGHVRITETITLLDEIFKVKQGVGCFSFLDIFILYCACFTIVHVMKRLIF from the exons ATGTCTCCTTTTTTTGTCGTTGTGATGAGCCATTATTTCAAAGACCAACGTTATCCTGAAGCGGAAGCAGAAGCAGCACTCGCATTTGATGAAGCGAACATAAAGATTTTACCAGTTTTCTATGGCATGACAGCTGATGAGTGTTGTGATTCTAAAAACAGGATATGTAATCAAATGTCTTCTTATACGGGTATTGAGAAAAAAACGAGAACAGACGAAAATTTCGCTATAGAAGTTGCCATGTTTGTTGAACGCAAAGTTCAGGAACAATGGCATGATG GGAAGCTAAAAGTCTGTAGACTTTGTGATTTTCATGGTAACTACGAGACTGAGCTTGGTCCTTTGGAAGAATTGAAAACCAAACATCATGAACGCAAGCAAAAGCATACTTGGG GAGATTTATTTTTGGTGACAGTCTACGGGATAGTTGCGCTTTTGTCactattgttgttgcttgcttttgtttgttacGTGTGGGGCCAAAGTTTCGTAAGGATTaatcaaacagaaaacattgtcaaag TTGCTACCTTTCCTTTGGAATATGAAAAAATTCATTTTCCTATCTTCGTTGGCCGAGAAATTGAGCTCGAGAATATAACGAATGCTTTCTGGACAAATGACAAGAGAGTTGATCTTCAACAGATGGAAGTTACCGAGAGAAAAGTACAT TTTATTAATGGAATGGGTGGGTGCGGTAAGACAGCTGTGGCAGCTGCATATGCACGAGACTGTCGACATTTATACGGCGGGGGAGTGTTTGTGTTCAATGCTCAGTCCGAGTCGTCGTTTCAACACTCTCTAAAGAATCAC CTGCTTGTTCTTGCCAAACATACTCAATCAGATGTGGACATCTCTCCAAGCTTTACACAATTTATGTTACTTCTTGCTAAACGTGGCAACGTTTTGTTAGTCTACGACAGTGCCGACAACTTGGACGTCATAAACGATTATATCCCCAATTTGGAAACAAAATGTCATATTCTCATAACTACTAGAATGTCAAAGCACGACCTATTACAACCCGGCAATTTTATTTTACTCAAGCCCTTGAACCAAAGTCTGGCTTTAACAGTATTACTCTATTTCGCTGGTTACGGAGACTCTAGTAAACTACCAGAGAGGGAATTAGAAAGTGCTTGGCGAATAGCTAAAGACCCACCCGTCGAATCTCTTCCTTTAGCGCTTAGGCATGTAGGGAGGTATTTGGAGAAAACGGGGATGAATTTTTCTACTTACTTACATCGTCTGCAGATTCATTTGGAGACAATGAAAATGATGAATTCCAACTTGGAAGAATTGCTCCGGTACTTCCGGATGATGCACGTGAAGGAAATTTTGAAAGCTGAAAATATCTACAGCGTGGGAGCCTTTAACAGAACAAATCTTCGATTGTTGGCTAATAAAACTGACTCTAATGATATGAAGATGCTAACGTTGATGCAGCAACGTCTGCTTTCCGACTCCCACGCCTCTATTCCTTGGGAGATGAACATTGAAGACGTGTTATTGTCTGGTGACTCTGATGCTATGAACGTGTTGATAACGGTATCTCTTCTTCATTCTACTAACATTCCTGTAGACCTGCTGAGAGAGGTTACCATTCCAATGTCAAATGATGAAATTGGACGCAGCAATCGCATCACTGCTGCCGTCGGTCACTTGTCCGAATATTCTCTTGTTGAGGTAAACAAGGAATCGAGCACTTGTTCGATGCACAATCTTGTTCAACAGGCTGTCGTAGAATACGCGATGAGAAACAAAACGTACGTTTCACGGTTGCAGTCTTTGTGCACTCACTTTGCCATCATTTTCCCGCGTACTGTGAAAGAAGTCCGAAGTCGATTGCGCGAGTTTCACAGTTTATCTCTTCACGTTTACAGTGTGGCAGAAGCTATTCTAGAAAGCGATCTCGTGTTGGATGAGAGTTGTGGGCAATTAGTTAGGATCGCTTGTTGGTTGGCTATGTATTATGAACATCAACAAACGGCAGGATTCTTGACGGAAGGAAGACTGCAAGTTGTGGAAACCAAATCAAGTAATGAAACTCAGTCTCAAGACTCTCGACTTTTGAATGAAT GTCTTATAGACTTGGGTTACGTTTACCGAATAGCTAAACCGGAGATAGCGCTTACGTATTTGACGAGGTCTCTGGAGTCTATGGAAAACAGTATAGAGAAAGATTCGTTCAGTGGTCTAATAAGAGAGG CTCGACATTGGGTAGCAAGCTGTCGACGCAAGTTGGCTCAGTTTTCTCTTGCTGAAAAGGTACTTCTTCTTCAACTCAAATTTGATGAAAGGCGGGGAGACAAAAGAAACATGTCGCGAG TTCTCAATGATTTGGGCTTGATATATAAAAATTGGGGGAAAACTGTCAAAGCAATCGAAATGTATGAAAAATCGTTGAATCTGAAAAAAGAGCTGAATGAGAGTCTTTGGATGGATTATTCTATAA CGCTTATAAATCTTGCCAACTGCTATTTGTCATTCAGACGATTAGTAGAAGCTCGGGATTTGTACGAAGAGGCTATGAAGATTAGGCAAAGCATATTACCGTCACAACATCCGCGGTTGGCATTAG TAATGAGACGACTAGCATACTGCTATTGCATGCAAGGCGATGTGTTAAATGGCACAAAGTTGGCTCAACTCGCTCTAGACAAGATTACCATATTTCTTCCGCGCAGCCATCATCGCGTTGGATGGT ATTTTGTCACAATCGCCTATTGCTGCCTCGTTTCAAACGACAGCACTTGTTCTATCGAGTTTTATGAGAAAGCTGTGGAATTGTTTGAAGAAACCACCAAATTTGAGACATCCTTACTAGTTGCTG CTAGGAGAGGGCTCGCTCGTGCTCTCAGTAACGATGAAAAGAAAGACGAGGCTATGGAAATATTGAGAGAATCTCTAACTCTCGCGAAGAAGGAATTACCAGAGGGTCATCCAGATATTATTTACA CTGCAGTCGACCTCGCCACTTTTTTGGCCATGACGCGAGACTACGAAAACGCCACCCATCTTCTCACGGAGTCTTTGCTCGTACTGCGTGACAACGAGCCAACTAGCGAATACACTGCTGAAG CTTTACATTGGCTGGCGTACAGTCAGTATAAATTGAAACGATCGGAAGAAGCAGCAGTGAGTGTCACTGAATGCTTGCGACTGCGCAGAAAGCTTTTTCCTCGTGGACACGTAAGGATCACTGAAA CTATAACGTTGTTAGATGAAATTTTTAAGGTCAAGCAAGGTGTGGGGTGTTTTTCATTTTTGgacatttttattttg
- the LOC134192043 gene encoding uncharacterized protein LOC134192043 isoform X1, with protein MSPFFVVVMSHYFKDQRYPEAEAEAALAFDEANIKILPVFYGMTADECCDSKNRICNQMSSYTGIEKKTRTDENFAIEVAMFVERKVQEQWHDGKLKVCRLCDFHGNYETELGPLEELKTKHHERKQKHTWGKELKTKHHERKQKHTCGKELKTKHHERKQKHTWGKELKTKHHERKQKHTWGDLFLVTVYGIVALLSLLLLLAFVCYVWGQSFVRINQTENIVKVATFPLEYEKIHFPIFVGREIELENITNAFWTNDKRVDLQQMEVTERKVHFINGMGGCGKTAVAAAYARDCRHLYGGGVFVFNAQSESSFQHSLKNHLLVLAKHTQSDVDISPSFTQFMLLLAKRGNVLLVYDSADNLDVINDYIPNLETKCHILITTRMSKHDLLQPGNFILLKPLNQSLALTVLLYFAGYGDSSKLPERELESAWRIAKDPPVESLPLALRHVGRYLEKTGMNFSTYLHRLQIHLETMKMMNSNLEELLRYFRMMHVKEILKAENIYSVGAFNRTNLRLLANKTDSNDMKMLTLMQQRLLSDSHASIPWEMNIEDVLLSGDSDAMNVLITVSLLHSTNIPVDLLREVTIPMSNDEIGRSNRITAAVGHLSEYSLVEVNKESSTCSMHNLVQQAVVEYAMRNKTYVSRLQSLCTHFAIIFPRTVKEVRSRLREFHSLSLHVYSVAEAILESDLVLDESCGQLVRIACWLAMYYEHQQTAGFLTEGRLQVVETKSSNETQSQDSRLLNECLIDLGYVYRIAKPEIALTYLTRSLESMENSIEKDSFSGLIREARHWVASCRRKLAQFSLAEKVLLLQLKFDERRGDKRNMSRVLNDLGLIYKNWGKTVKAIEMYEKSLNLKKELNESLWMDYSITLINLANCYLSFRRLVEARDLYEEAMKIRQSILPSQHPRLALVMRRLAYCYCMQGDVLNGTKLAQLALDKITIFLPRSHHRVGWYFVTIAYCCLVSNDSTCSIEFYEKAVELFEETTKFETSLLVAARRGLARALSNDEKKDEAMEILRESLTLAKKELPEGHPDIIYTAVDLATFLAMTRDYENATHLLTESLLVLRDNEPTSEYTAEALHWLAYSQYKLKRSEEAAVSVTECLRLRRKLFPRGHVRITETITLLDEIFKVKQGVGCFSFLDIFILYCACFTIVHVMKRLIF; from the exons ATGTCTCCTTTTTTTGTCGTTGTGATGAGCCATTATTTCAAAGACCAACGTTATCCTGAAGCGGAAGCAGAAGCAGCACTCGCATTTGATGAAGCGAACATAAAGATTTTACCAGTTTTCTATGGCATGACAGCTGATGAGTGTTGTGATTCTAAAAACAGGATATGTAATCAAATGTCTTCTTATACGGGTATTGAGAAAAAAACGAGAACAGACGAAAATTTCGCTATAGAAGTTGCCATGTTTGTTGAACGCAAAGTTCAGGAACAATGGCATGATG GGAAGCTAAAAGTCTGTAGACTTTGTGATTTTCATGGTAACTACGAGACTGAGCTTGGTCCTTTGGAAGAATTGAAAACCAAACATCATGAACGCAAGCAAAAGCATACTTGGGGTAAAGAATTGAAAACCAAACATCATGAACGCAAGCAAAAGCATACTTGCGGTAAAGAATTGAAAACCAAACATCATGAACGCAAGCAAAAGCATACTTGGGGTAAAGAATTGAAAACCAAACATCATGAACGCAAGCAAAAGCATACTTGGG GAGATTTATTTTTGGTGACAGTCTACGGGATAGTTGCGCTTTTGTCactattgttgttgcttgcttttgtttgttacGTGTGGGGCCAAAGTTTCGTAAGGATTaatcaaacagaaaacattgtcaaag TTGCTACCTTTCCTTTGGAATATGAAAAAATTCATTTTCCTATCTTCGTTGGCCGAGAAATTGAGCTCGAGAATATAACGAATGCTTTCTGGACAAATGACAAGAGAGTTGATCTTCAACAGATGGAAGTTACCGAGAGAAAAGTACAT TTTATTAATGGAATGGGTGGGTGCGGTAAGACAGCTGTGGCAGCTGCATATGCACGAGACTGTCGACATTTATACGGCGGGGGAGTGTTTGTGTTCAATGCTCAGTCCGAGTCGTCGTTTCAACACTCTCTAAAGAATCAC CTGCTTGTTCTTGCCAAACATACTCAATCAGATGTGGACATCTCTCCAAGCTTTACACAATTTATGTTACTTCTTGCTAAACGTGGCAACGTTTTGTTAGTCTACGACAGTGCCGACAACTTGGACGTCATAAACGATTATATCCCCAATTTGGAAACAAAATGTCATATTCTCATAACTACTAGAATGTCAAAGCACGACCTATTACAACCCGGCAATTTTATTTTACTCAAGCCCTTGAACCAAAGTCTGGCTTTAACAGTATTACTCTATTTCGCTGGTTACGGAGACTCTAGTAAACTACCAGAGAGGGAATTAGAAAGTGCTTGGCGAATAGCTAAAGACCCACCCGTCGAATCTCTTCCTTTAGCGCTTAGGCATGTAGGGAGGTATTTGGAGAAAACGGGGATGAATTTTTCTACTTACTTACATCGTCTGCAGATTCATTTGGAGACAATGAAAATGATGAATTCCAACTTGGAAGAATTGCTCCGGTACTTCCGGATGATGCACGTGAAGGAAATTTTGAAAGCTGAAAATATCTACAGCGTGGGAGCCTTTAACAGAACAAATCTTCGATTGTTGGCTAATAAAACTGACTCTAATGATATGAAGATGCTAACGTTGATGCAGCAACGTCTGCTTTCCGACTCCCACGCCTCTATTCCTTGGGAGATGAACATTGAAGACGTGTTATTGTCTGGTGACTCTGATGCTATGAACGTGTTGATAACGGTATCTCTTCTTCATTCTACTAACATTCCTGTAGACCTGCTGAGAGAGGTTACCATTCCAATGTCAAATGATGAAATTGGACGCAGCAATCGCATCACTGCTGCCGTCGGTCACTTGTCCGAATATTCTCTTGTTGAGGTAAACAAGGAATCGAGCACTTGTTCGATGCACAATCTTGTTCAACAGGCTGTCGTAGAATACGCGATGAGAAACAAAACGTACGTTTCACGGTTGCAGTCTTTGTGCACTCACTTTGCCATCATTTTCCCGCGTACTGTGAAAGAAGTCCGAAGTCGATTGCGCGAGTTTCACAGTTTATCTCTTCACGTTTACAGTGTGGCAGAAGCTATTCTAGAAAGCGATCTCGTGTTGGATGAGAGTTGTGGGCAATTAGTTAGGATCGCTTGTTGGTTGGCTATGTATTATGAACATCAACAAACGGCAGGATTCTTGACGGAAGGAAGACTGCAAGTTGTGGAAACCAAATCAAGTAATGAAACTCAGTCTCAAGACTCTCGACTTTTGAATGAAT GTCTTATAGACTTGGGTTACGTTTACCGAATAGCTAAACCGGAGATAGCGCTTACGTATTTGACGAGGTCTCTGGAGTCTATGGAAAACAGTATAGAGAAAGATTCGTTCAGTGGTCTAATAAGAGAGG CTCGACATTGGGTAGCAAGCTGTCGACGCAAGTTGGCTCAGTTTTCTCTTGCTGAAAAGGTACTTCTTCTTCAACTCAAATTTGATGAAAGGCGGGGAGACAAAAGAAACATGTCGCGAG TTCTCAATGATTTGGGCTTGATATATAAAAATTGGGGGAAAACTGTCAAAGCAATCGAAATGTATGAAAAATCGTTGAATCTGAAAAAAGAGCTGAATGAGAGTCTTTGGATGGATTATTCTATAA CGCTTATAAATCTTGCCAACTGCTATTTGTCATTCAGACGATTAGTAGAAGCTCGGGATTTGTACGAAGAGGCTATGAAGATTAGGCAAAGCATATTACCGTCACAACATCCGCGGTTGGCATTAG TAATGAGACGACTAGCATACTGCTATTGCATGCAAGGCGATGTGTTAAATGGCACAAAGTTGGCTCAACTCGCTCTAGACAAGATTACCATATTTCTTCCGCGCAGCCATCATCGCGTTGGATGGT ATTTTGTCACAATCGCCTATTGCTGCCTCGTTTCAAACGACAGCACTTGTTCTATCGAGTTTTATGAGAAAGCTGTGGAATTGTTTGAAGAAACCACCAAATTTGAGACATCCTTACTAGTTGCTG CTAGGAGAGGGCTCGCTCGTGCTCTCAGTAACGATGAAAAGAAAGACGAGGCTATGGAAATATTGAGAGAATCTCTAACTCTCGCGAAGAAGGAATTACCAGAGGGTCATCCAGATATTATTTACA CTGCAGTCGACCTCGCCACTTTTTTGGCCATGACGCGAGACTACGAAAACGCCACCCATCTTCTCACGGAGTCTTTGCTCGTACTGCGTGACAACGAGCCAACTAGCGAATACACTGCTGAAG CTTTACATTGGCTGGCGTACAGTCAGTATAAATTGAAACGATCGGAAGAAGCAGCAGTGAGTGTCACTGAATGCTTGCGACTGCGCAGAAAGCTTTTTCCTCGTGGACACGTAAGGATCACTGAAA CTATAACGTTGTTAGATGAAATTTTTAAGGTCAAGCAAGGTGTGGGGTGTTTTTCATTTTTGgacatttttattttg